Proteins from a single region of Desulfolutivibrio sulfoxidireducens:
- a CDS encoding Gfo/Idh/MocA family oxidoreductase, protein MSEHARLAVIGSGYWGKNLIRVFHDLGSLGLIVDNNPDILAKFRKQYPDVPVSPSLGEALRRDDIEGIVVSTPAETHYAIAREALSAGKHAYVEKPLVLDERHGQELIALAGEKELILMVGHLLHYHPAFIKLKDMVNAGELGRIHYIYSNRLNFGKIRREENALWSFAPHDFSMILALAREFPSVVQAVGGNYLHNRIADVTMTNLAFPSGLKAHVFVSWLHPFKEQKLVVVGDRMMAVFNDGLPWEEKLTVYHHEIQWQNGVPTPSKAKGANIALEPAEPLRRECEHFLDCIAHGCSSVTDGREGLRVLRVLVAAQDSLEKGGTPLTLRERQEAGNAPFVHDTAIIDPGVILGDGVKVWHFSHILRDTVLGQDVNIGQNVMIGPEVSVGRGCKIQNNVSVYKGVTLEEDVFCGPSMVFTNVHTPRAHINRMRQIRPTLVRKGATLGANCTIVCGHTIGAYAFIGAGAVVTGDVPDHALMVGNPARRVGWMCACGERLNEDLACAACGRGYEHSGNTIVPAGRETGTSGSGRRSA, encoded by the coding sequence ATGAGCGAACACGCTCGTCTCGCGGTCATCGGTTCGGGCTACTGGGGGAAAAACCTGATCAGGGTCTTCCATGATTTGGGCAGTCTCGGGCTCATCGTGGACAACAACCCGGATATTTTGGCGAAGTTTCGCAAACAATACCCGGATGTGCCCGTCAGTCCGAGCCTGGGCGAGGCCCTGCGCCGTGACGACATCGAGGGCATCGTCGTCTCCACCCCGGCCGAGACCCACTATGCCATAGCCCGCGAGGCGCTTTCGGCCGGCAAGCACGCCTATGTGGAAAAGCCGCTGGTCCTTGATGAACGCCATGGCCAGGAACTCATCGCGCTCGCCGGGGAAAAGGAACTCATCCTCATGGTGGGGCACCTTTTGCACTACCATCCGGCCTTCATCAAACTCAAGGACATGGTCAACGCGGGCGAGTTGGGCCGTATCCACTACATCTATTCCAACCGGCTCAATTTTGGAAAGATACGCCGCGAGGAGAATGCCCTGTGGTCGTTCGCCCCTCACGATTTTTCCATGATCCTGGCCCTGGCCAGGGAATTTCCCTCGGTCGTCCAGGCGGTCGGGGGCAATTATCTGCACAACAGGATCGCGGACGTGACCATGACCAACCTTGCGTTCCCCTCGGGGCTCAAGGCGCACGTCTTCGTCTCCTGGCTGCATCCGTTCAAGGAACAAAAACTCGTGGTGGTGGGCGACCGCATGATGGCCGTATTCAACGACGGCCTGCCCTGGGAGGAGAAACTCACGGTCTACCACCACGAAATTCAGTGGCAAAACGGCGTGCCCACCCCGAGCAAGGCCAAGGGGGCGAACATCGCCCTGGAACCGGCCGAACCGCTGCGACGGGAATGCGAGCATTTCCTGGATTGCATCGCCCATGGCTGCTCCTCGGTCACCGACGGCCGCGAGGGATTGCGCGTGCTGCGGGTTCTGGTGGCGGCCCAGGACTCTTTGGAAAAAGGCGGGACGCCCCTGACCCTGCGCGAACGCCAGGAGGCGGGCAACGCCCCCTTTGTGCACGACACCGCGATCATCGATCCCGGGGTGATCCTGGGTGACGGCGTCAAGGTCTGGCACTTTTCGCATATCCTCAGGGACACGGTCCTCGGCCAGGACGTCAATATCGGGCAAAACGTGATGATCGGCCCCGAGGTCAGCGTGGGCCGGGGGTGCAAGATCCAGAACAACGTCTCCGTCTACAAGGGCGTAACCCTCGAAGAGGACGTCTTTTGCGGTCCCTCCATGGTCTTCACCAACGTCCATACCCCGCGCGCCCACATCAACCGCATGCGCCAGATCCGCCCCACCCTGGTCCGCAAGGGGGCGACCCTGGGGGCCAACTGCACCATCGTCTGCGGCCACACCATCGGCGCCTACGCCTTTATCGGGGCCGGGGCCGTGGTCACCGGCGACGTGCCGGACCACGCCCTGATGGTCGGAAATCCGGCCCGGCGCGTGGGCTGGATGTGCGCCTGCGGCGAGCGGCTGAACGAGGACCTGGCCTGCGCCGCCTGCGGCCGCGGCTACGAACACTCCGGCAACACCATCGTCCCGGCGGGACGGGAAACCGGGACCAGCGGGTCCGGGAGGCGCTCGGCATGA
- a CDS encoding DegT/DnrJ/EryC1/StrS family aminotransferase has translation MIPFIDLKAQRARIGAEVERRIQCVLRHGNFIMGQEVAELESRLGQFCGVRHAVSCSSGTDALLLVLMAHGVGPGDAVFTTPFTFIATAEVISLLGATPVFVDIDPETYNLDPDSLDAAIAGLGDAPGRSLTPRGVIAVDLFGLAADYQRINAVAAKHGLFVLEDAAQSFGGLSHGRRAGSLAHAAATSFFPAKPLGCYGDGGAVFTDDGDFADVLRSLRVHGKGDTKYDNVRIGLNARLDTLQAAILLAKLDIFPDELEKRRLAAQTYTRLAAGILGVVVPVVPEGCESAWAQYTLRVPGRDGVQAALKAAGIPTAVYYATPLHLQKAFAHLGYAPGDLPHSEAAARSVLSLPFHPYLEPETQREVMRALGACLADIPVPTSL, from the coding sequence ATGATTCCCTTCATCGATCTCAAGGCCCAGCGGGCCCGCATCGGCGCGGAGGTGGAACGGCGCATCCAGTGCGTCTTGCGGCACGGAAACTTCATCATGGGACAAGAGGTCGCCGAACTGGAAAGCCGCCTGGGACAGTTCTGCGGCGTGCGGCACGCCGTAAGCTGCTCCAGCGGCACCGACGCCCTGCTTCTGGTCCTGATGGCCCATGGCGTGGGTCCCGGGGACGCGGTGTTCACCACCCCGTTCACCTTCATCGCCACGGCCGAGGTCATCTCCCTGCTGGGGGCCACCCCGGTGTTCGTGGACATCGACCCCGAGACCTACAACCTGGACCCGGACAGTCTCGACGCGGCCATCGCCGGCCTTGGCGACGCCCCCGGCCGGAGCCTCACCCCGCGCGGGGTCATCGCGGTCGACCTCTTCGGTCTTGCGGCCGATTACCAGCGCATCAACGCCGTGGCCGCGAAACACGGGCTCTTCGTCCTGGAGGACGCCGCCCAGTCCTTTGGCGGGCTCTCTCACGGCCGTCGGGCCGGCTCCCTGGCCCACGCGGCGGCCACCAGCTTCTTTCCGGCCAAGCCCCTGGGCTGCTACGGCGACGGCGGGGCCGTGTTCACCGACGACGGGGATTTCGCCGACGTCCTGCGCTCCCTGCGCGTCCACGGCAAGGGCGACACCAAGTACGACAACGTGCGCATCGGCCTCAACGCCCGCCTGGACACCCTGCAGGCGGCGATCCTTCTGGCCAAGCTGGACATCTTTCCCGATGAACTGGAAAAACGACGCCTGGCCGCCCAAACGTATACGCGCCTGGCGGCCGGGATTTTGGGGGTCGTGGTTCCCGTGGTGCCCGAGGGTTGTGAGAGCGCCTGGGCCCAATACACCCTGCGCGTGCCCGGGCGGGATGGCGTGCAGGCCGCGCTCAAGGCCGCCGGGATTCCCACGGCCGTCTACTACGCCACACCGTTGCATCTGCAAAAGGCCTTCGCGCATCTCGGGTATGCCCCCGGCGATCTGCCCCACAGCGAGGCCGCCGCGCGAAGCGTGTTGAGCCTGCCCTTTCATCCCTACCTGGAGCCGGAAACGCAACGTGAGGTCATGCGCGCCCTTGGCGCGTGCCTGGCCGACATCCCTGTGCCGACATCACTGTGA
- a CDS encoding 3',5'-cyclic-nucleotide phosphodiesterase has translation MLLRVLGCSGSDLPGHHLTSFLVDEAILLDAGSVTSALDLSQQSKITDIFVTHAHLDHIKDILFLADNLIEFFSGKDRPPVRIHGLADVLGSIAEHLLNDTIWPDFTVIPENAPVLAYHPLAPETVIQVRGLNVATCPVNHARAASGFVLWSDDGEHNVAYTGDTGPNGRWWDFLNALPFPLTNLITEASFPNSMETLARTSKHLTPGLLRVELERLTVRPKVHIYHMKSPFSAQIQEELQRDLAGYTYHLMNEKETFSF, from the coding sequence ATGCTCCTCAGGGTCCTCGGCTGTTCCGGGTCGGACCTTCCGGGCCATCACCTGACGTCCTTTCTGGTCGACGAGGCCATCCTGCTCGACGCCGGTTCCGTCACCTCCGCCCTGGACCTGTCGCAACAGTCCAAAATAACGGACATCTTTGTCACCCATGCCCACCTCGACCACATCAAGGACATCCTTTTTCTGGCCGACAACCTCATCGAATTCTTTTCCGGCAAGGACCGCCCGCCGGTGCGCATCCACGGCCTCGCGGACGTCCTTGGCAGCATCGCCGAGCATCTCTTAAACGACACCATCTGGCCCGATTTCACCGTCATCCCGGAAAACGCGCCGGTTCTGGCCTACCACCCCCTTGCGCCCGAGACGGTCATCCAGGTCCGGGGCCTTAACGTGGCCACCTGTCCGGTCAACCATGCCCGGGCCGCCTCGGGGTTCGTGCTGTGGTCCGACGACGGGGAGCACAACGTGGCCTACACCGGCGACACCGGCCCCAACGGCCGCTGGTGGGACTTCCTCAACGCCCTGCCCTTTCCCCTGACCAACCTGATCACCGAGGCCTCGTTCCCCAATTCCATGGAGACCCTGGCCCGAACCTCCAAGCACCTGACCCCGGGACTTTTGCGGGTGGAACTGGAGCGGCTTACGGTCCGGCCCAAGGTCCACATCTACCACATGAAATCGCCCTTTTCCGCCCAGATCCAGGAAGAATTGCAGCGCGACCTGGCCGGCTACACCTACCACCTCATGAACGAGAAGGAGACGTTTTCCTTCTGA
- a CDS encoding bifunctional folylpolyglutamate synthase/dihydrofolate synthase: MRRHTCHEPRRTSIFTLPTFTDFQAHLDGLGLFHMDMGLDRMHRALAALGLTRLPHVGAQVVGTNGKGGTATLLAALCAAHGLTAGLSTSPHFLSVRERIRAYRGNIPGDPSASDAPLGDGLLSEAAWLGAAREVLSATAPFGPSGRLTYFELLTVMAARLFTDRPADVAVYEAGLGGAHDATTALSRDLVVYTAMGMDHAGVLGPTLAHVARDKAGAIPRQGLVVTGEQPPEALATLMARAGEAGARLSQAREVVDYCAATGTVRFPDAGLVIEGAMLGMPGSFQAENARTALAAFFVLADRMGLPISDEAVRRALSATRIAGRMQRLRMPGTRGELLLDCAHNVPAMLALEAALEAEGTRPTAVVFTCLADKDFEGLAGIVGRLSSGPILAPGLSCPGRTRDPADVARRLGPRAEPVVDAAAALSRCADMPGTVLVCGSMYLVAEVLALHATPVALSPADWR; encoded by the coding sequence TTGCGCCGCCACACCTGTCATGAACCAAGGAGAACTTCCATTTTCACCCTTCCCACCTTCACCGATTTCCAGGCCCATCTCGACGGCCTGGGGCTTTTCCACATGGATATGGGCCTTGACCGCATGCATCGGGCGCTCGCGGCCCTTGGACTGACGCGGCTTCCCCATGTCGGGGCGCAGGTCGTGGGCACCAACGGCAAGGGCGGCACGGCCACGCTTCTGGCCGCCCTGTGCGCGGCCCACGGTCTGACCGCGGGCCTCTCCACCTCCCCGCATTTTCTGTCCGTGCGAGAGCGCATCCGGGCCTACCGGGGAAATATCCCGGGCGATCCCTCCGCGTCCGACGCGCCCCTCGGCGACGGCCTGCTGTCCGAGGCGGCCTGGCTTGGCGCGGCCCGGGAGGTCCTTTCGGCCACCGCGCCCTTTGGCCCATCGGGCCGATTGACCTATTTCGAGTTGTTGACGGTCATGGCCGCGCGGCTTTTCACGGACCGTCCGGCGGACGTGGCCGTGTACGAGGCCGGGCTTGGCGGGGCCCACGACGCCACCACGGCCCTTTCGCGCGATCTGGTGGTCTATACGGCCATGGGCATGGACCATGCCGGGGTGCTCGGGCCGACGCTTGCCCATGTGGCCCGGGACAAGGCCGGGGCCATCCCGCGCCAGGGTCTGGTCGTGACCGGGGAGCAGCCGCCCGAGGCCTTGGCGACGCTTATGGCCCGGGCCGGGGAGGCGGGGGCGCGGCTTTCCCAAGCCCGGGAGGTGGTGGACTACTGCGCGGCGACCGGGACCGTGCGGTTTCCGGACGCTGGCCTCGTGATCGAGGGGGCCATGCTGGGCATGCCGGGGTCCTTTCAGGCCGAGAACGCGCGCACGGCCCTGGCGGCGTTTTTTGTGCTGGCCGACCGGATGGGCCTGCCGATCTCCGACGAGGCGGTACGCCGGGCGCTTTCCGCGACGCGCATCGCGGGCCGGATGCAGCGGCTTCGCATGCCCGGGACGCGGGGAGAGCTGCTCCTGGACTGCGCGCACAACGTGCCGGCCATGCTGGCGCTCGAGGCCGCGCTTGAGGCCGAGGGGACGCGGCCCACAGCGGTGGTCTTCACCTGCCTCGCGGACAAGGATTTCGAGGGGCTGGCCGGGATCGTGGGCCGGCTTTCGTCCGGGCCGATCCTGGCGCCCGGGCTGTCGTGCCCGGGCCGGACCCGGGACCCGGCCGACGTGGCGAGAAGGCTTGGCCCCCGGGCCGAGCCGGTCGTGGACGCGGCGGCGGCGCTTTCCCGGTGCGCGGACATGCCCGGAACGGTCCTGGTGTGCGGATCGATGTACCTTGTGGCCGAGGTGCTGGCGCTTCACGCGACGCCCGTCGCCCTCTCGCCGGCCGACTGGCGCTGA